One Pseudomonas sp. AN-1 genomic region harbors:
- the glmS gene encoding glutamine--fructose-6-phosphate transaminase (isomerizing), whose protein sequence is MCGIVGAIAERNVSAILIEGLKRLEYRGYDSAGVAICGPDGQLRRSRRIGKVAALEQALADEPLPGRLGIAHTRWATHGVPSEANAHPHFSGEALAVVHNGIIENHEALRARLQGLGYAFSSQTDTETIVHLLHHTLKRLPDLADALKAVVRELHGAYGLAVISAAQPDRILAARSGSPLVIGLGLGENFLASDPLALRQVTDRFVYLEEGDIAEIQRDSVRIWDADGRSVQRDTVQFHEGAEAAEKGEYRHFMLKEIHEQPKVVQRTLEGRLGSDHVLVQAFGPQAAELFARVRNVQIVACGTSFHAGMVARYWLEELTGVPCQVEVASEFRYRKVAVQPDSLFVTISQSGETADTLAALRNAKSAGYLASLAICNVGTSSLVRESDLVLLTNAGPEIGVASTKAFTTQLVGLLLLTLALGQVRGTLAAGAEAELVEALRRLPGNLQEALAMDKTVEQVAALFAEKNHTLFLGRGAQYPVAMEGALKLKEISYIHAEAYPAGELKHGPLALVDSDMPVVTVAPNNELLEKLKSNLQEVRARGGQLVVFADRGAGMEDGEGTHVVAMPPIHDLLAPILYTIPLQLLSYHVAVLKGTDVDQPRNLAKSVTVE, encoded by the coding sequence ATGTGCGGAATTGTTGGAGCCATCGCCGAACGTAATGTCAGCGCCATCCTCATCGAGGGCCTCAAGCGCCTGGAATACCGCGGCTACGACAGCGCCGGGGTGGCCATCTGCGGCCCGGACGGCCAGCTGCGCCGCAGCCGCCGCATCGGCAAGGTCGCCGCGCTGGAGCAGGCGCTGGCCGACGAGCCGCTGCCCGGCCGCCTGGGCATCGCCCACACCCGCTGGGCCACCCACGGCGTGCCCAGCGAGGCCAACGCCCACCCGCACTTCTCCGGCGAGGCACTGGCGGTGGTGCACAACGGCATCATCGAGAACCACGAGGCGCTGCGTGCGCGCCTGCAGGGGCTCGGCTACGCGTTCAGCTCGCAGACCGACACCGAGACCATCGTCCACCTGCTGCACCACACCCTCAAGCGCCTGCCCGACCTGGCCGATGCGCTCAAGGCGGTGGTGCGCGAGCTGCATGGCGCCTACGGTCTGGCGGTGATCAGCGCCGCGCAGCCGGATCGCATCCTCGCGGCGCGCAGCGGCAGCCCGCTGGTGATCGGCCTGGGACTGGGCGAGAACTTCCTCGCCTCCGACCCGCTGGCGCTGCGCCAGGTCACCGACCGCTTCGTCTACCTGGAAGAGGGCGACATCGCTGAGATCCAGCGCGACAGCGTGCGGATCTGGGATGCCGACGGGCGCAGCGTGCAGCGCGACACCGTGCAGTTCCACGAGGGCGCCGAGGCGGCGGAGAAGGGCGAGTACCGCCACTTCATGCTCAAGGAAATCCACGAGCAGCCCAAGGTGGTGCAGCGCACCCTGGAAGGCCGCCTGGGCAGCGACCACGTGCTGGTGCAGGCCTTCGGTCCGCAGGCCGCCGAGCTGTTCGCCCGGGTGCGCAACGTGCAGATCGTCGCCTGCGGCACCAGCTTCCATGCCGGCATGGTCGCCCGCTACTGGCTGGAGGAGCTGACCGGCGTGCCCTGCCAGGTCGAGGTGGCCAGCGAGTTCCGCTACCGCAAGGTCGCCGTGCAGCCCGATTCGCTGTTCGTCACCATCTCGCAGTCCGGCGAGACCGCCGACACCCTGGCCGCACTGCGCAACGCCAAGTCGGCCGGCTACCTGGCCAGCCTGGCGATCTGCAACGTCGGCACCAGCTCGCTGGTGCGCGAATCCGACCTGGTGCTGCTGACCAACGCCGGCCCGGAGATCGGCGTGGCCTCGACCAAGGCCTTCACCACCCAGCTGGTCGGCCTGCTGCTGCTGACCCTGGCCCTCGGCCAGGTGCGCGGCACCCTCGCCGCCGGCGCCGAAGCCGAGCTGGTCGAGGCGCTGCGTCGCCTGCCGGGCAACCTGCAGGAGGCGCTGGCGATGGACAAGACCGTCGAGCAGGTCGCCGCGCTGTTCGCCGAGAAGAACCACACCCTGTTCCTCGGTCGCGGCGCGCAGTACCCGGTGGCCATGGAGGGGGCGCTGAAGCTCAAGGAGATCTCCTACATCCACGCCGAGGCCTACCCGGCCGGCGAGCTCAAGCACGGCCCGCTGGCGCTGGTCGACAGCGACATGCCGGTGGTCACCGTGGCGCCCAACAACGAGCTGCTGGAGAAGCTCAAGTCCAACCTGCAGGAAGTGCGCGCCCGCGGCGGCCAGCTGGTGGTGTTCGCCGACCGCGGCGCCGGCATGGAGGACGGCGAGGGCACCCACGTGGTGGCCATGCCGCCGATCCACGACCTGCTCGCGCCGATCCTCTACACCATCCCGCTGCAGCTGCTGTCCTACCACGTCGCCGTGCTCAAGGGCACCGACGTCGACCAGCCGCGCAACCTGGCCAAGAGCGTCACTGTGGAATAA
- a CDS encoding heteromeric transposase endonuclease subunit TnsA: MSGTFKGLTQAQIDRRLKDGRGQGQGSDYKPFIYTRDVSSLGRSHRLPGSKTRRLHHLLSDLELAIFLTLDRSPHVTDIREQFPMRVEDTVRIAEELGLPHGCYKGTPQVLTSDFLVDFEDPQRPSIAIQAKYSTDLQKPEVIERLELERRYWQEKGIPWVIVTEREVSKVAFANIQWLYPAHAEGDIAQDDLAHYQQLFLLEFQRHPDRKLTAIAQGLDTSGQLEAGQALYWLRQLLARHCFLFDLDTPYRELKPKDLVANSHQMHQELSSVAR; the protein is encoded by the coding sequence ATGTCTGGAACATTCAAGGGGCTGACCCAGGCCCAGATCGATAGAAGGCTCAAGGACGGGCGTGGCCAAGGCCAGGGATCAGACTACAAGCCGTTCATCTACACCAGGGACGTGTCCTCGCTGGGTCGCTCCCACCGCCTGCCTGGCAGCAAGACCCGGCGTTTACACCATCTTCTATCCGATCTTGAACTGGCCATCTTCCTGACCTTGGATCGGTCTCCCCATGTCACCGATATCCGTGAACAGTTTCCGATGCGGGTCGAAGATACGGTGCGCATCGCCGAGGAGCTTGGCCTGCCCCACGGTTGTTACAAGGGTACCCCGCAGGTACTGACCAGCGACTTTCTGGTGGATTTCGAAGATCCTCAGCGCCCGAGCATCGCGATTCAGGCCAAGTACAGTACCGACCTGCAGAAGCCTGAAGTTATCGAGAGGCTTGAGCTTGAAAGGCGCTACTGGCAGGAAAAAGGTATTCCCTGGGTCATCGTCACGGAGCGCGAGGTATCCAAGGTGGCATTTGCCAATATCCAATGGCTCTATCCTGCCCATGCTGAAGGCGACATCGCTCAGGACGATCTCGCCCATTACCAGCAGCTGTTTCTGCTCGAGTTTCAGCGTCACCCAGACCGGAAGCTGACCGCTATTGCCCAAGGACTGGATACCTCCGGCCAGCTGGAGGCCGGTCAGGCGCTCTATTGGCTACGCCAGTTGCTGGCCCGGCACTGTTTCCTTTTCGATCTTGACACTCCTTACCGGGAGCTGAAGCCGAAAGACCTGGTTGCCAACTCTCATCAAATGCATCAGGAGCTGAGCAGTGTTGCCCGTTAA
- a CDS encoding Mu transposase C-terminal domain-containing protein yields MGELRKRLLWSGTEQAIWIDIDSDTALPEPISIVELERLIMERELESIADPFEETVLREVEEGSLDQQKRDEAWGMLADFVHDPQLFVRRPRGLIVRGIMERHGVTNQTVYRLLRRYWQRGMCRNALLPDYVNSGARGKRRKPNQAKLGRPRVVMEGKGSNVTPDIERIFRRVIEERLLKEKHPSIPDAYAAGLNLLRAVLTELPTSELPTLGQFRYFYGREYHFTDTLPCRVSAVDFAKDFRPLSSTSTTEALGPGYRYQIDATIADIYLVSEHDRSLIVGRPVVYMVIDVFSRMVVGMYVGFEGPSWVSAMVALANTVADKVEYCRQYSVEIDASDWPVKGLPDVVLADKGELNGTKVEAFSQAFGVRIENAPARRGDAKGIVERYFRTVQERFKPYASGVVEDTTSRKRGGHDYRLDASLTLPEFTQIIIAGILYHNNFHTLSKYDRTSGMPGDLPAIPVMLWNWGLANLTGRLRTAPEELVRINLLPHESATVSELGIRLFGCFYTCQEAIREGWFHRGQGRRPTGVTVAYDPRSADHIYLRPSNSLKDYWVCDLADRSRRFRGMTFWDVWLLSREERRSDTNAAAEALVERGNLLKQIESIVAQAEDASPVKTGMTTKDLGTQIRENKQQEKRQERQKTAFKPDKAQQEKPAEVIPLRGEKQEDYAFPDLSDLIFKEEEDD; encoded by the coding sequence ATGGGGGAACTGCGAAAGCGCCTGCTTTGGTCCGGTACCGAGCAGGCAATCTGGATCGATATCGATTCGGACACGGCGTTGCCCGAACCGATATCGATTGTAGAGCTGGAGCGTCTGATCATGGAGCGGGAGCTGGAGAGCATTGCCGATCCCTTCGAGGAAACAGTCCTACGGGAGGTTGAGGAAGGTTCCCTTGATCAGCAGAAGCGTGATGAAGCTTGGGGAATGCTGGCGGATTTTGTGCACGACCCCCAGCTTTTCGTGCGGCGCCCCAGAGGGCTCATTGTCAGAGGCATCATGGAGCGCCATGGTGTCACCAATCAGACGGTGTATAGGTTACTGAGGCGCTACTGGCAGCGAGGCATGTGCAGGAATGCCCTCTTGCCGGACTATGTCAACTCGGGCGCCCGTGGCAAGCGCAGAAAGCCGAACCAGGCCAAGCTGGGCAGGCCCAGAGTGGTGATGGAGGGGAAAGGGAGCAATGTCACGCCGGACATCGAGCGCATTTTTCGCCGGGTCATCGAGGAACGTTTGCTCAAGGAAAAACATCCGTCCATTCCTGATGCCTACGCCGCCGGGCTGAATCTGCTCCGTGCTGTTCTGACGGAGCTGCCGACCTCCGAACTGCCTACATTGGGGCAGTTCCGTTACTTCTATGGGCGCGAATATCACTTCACCGACACCTTGCCATGCAGGGTGTCCGCAGTGGATTTTGCCAAGGACTTCCGACCGCTCAGCAGTACATCGACGACCGAGGCACTGGGGCCCGGATACCGCTACCAGATCGATGCCACCATCGCCGATATCTATCTGGTTTCAGAACATGATCGCAGCCTTATCGTCGGCAGGCCTGTCGTTTACATGGTGATCGACGTGTTCAGCCGCATGGTCGTTGGTATGTACGTCGGATTCGAGGGACCTTCCTGGGTCAGTGCCATGGTGGCATTGGCCAACACGGTCGCCGACAAGGTTGAGTATTGCCGCCAGTATAGCGTGGAGATCGATGCCAGCGACTGGCCGGTCAAAGGCTTGCCGGATGTGGTGCTGGCCGATAAGGGCGAACTGAATGGCACCAAGGTGGAAGCATTTTCCCAAGCCTTCGGCGTTCGCATCGAGAATGCACCGGCCAGGCGAGGAGATGCCAAGGGGATCGTCGAGCGTTATTTCCGGACGGTGCAGGAGCGTTTCAAGCCCTATGCCAGCGGTGTGGTCGAGGACACCACCAGCCGGAAGCGGGGTGGCCACGACTACAGACTTGATGCCAGTCTGACCTTGCCCGAGTTCACCCAGATCATCATTGCCGGCATCCTCTACCACAACAACTTTCATACCTTGAGCAAATACGACAGAACCTCTGGTATGCCGGGCGATCTGCCAGCCATCCCGGTCATGCTGTGGAACTGGGGCTTGGCCAACTTGACCGGCCGGTTACGTACTGCGCCCGAGGAGCTGGTGCGGATAAATCTCTTGCCCCATGAGTCGGCCACGGTTTCGGAGCTGGGAATCAGGCTGTTCGGCTGCTTCTACACCTGCCAGGAAGCAATCAGGGAGGGTTGGTTTCACCGAGGCCAGGGGCGCCGGCCGACAGGGGTAACGGTCGCATACGATCCGCGTAGCGCCGACCACATCTACCTGCGGCCGTCCAATAGTCTCAAGGACTACTGGGTTTGCGATCTTGCCGACCGCAGTCGACGCTTCAGGGGGATGACCTTCTGGGATGTCTGGCTGCTGTCCAGAGAGGAACGGCGTAGCGATACCAACGCGGCGGCGGAAGCTTTGGTAGAGAGAGGCAATCTTCTGAAGCAGATCGAGTCCATCGTTGCCCAGGCAGAGGATGCCAGTCCGGTCAAAACGGGTATGACCACGAAGGATCTGGGAACCCAGATCCGCGAGAACAAGCAGCAGGAAAAGCGCCAGGAACGCCAGAAAACAGCATTCAAACCGGATAAAGCACAGCAGGAAAAGCCAGCCGAGGTGATCCCACTGCGGGGCGAGAAGCAGGAAGATTATGCCTTCCCAGATCTCAGTGACCTGATATTCAAGGAGGAAGAGGATGACTGA
- a CDS encoding ATP-binding protein, whose product MTEEFQRGVIPLARYQEQQLPEYQDNPLISALPPIPDLQEVVDLLQQLPGFEPQEALLDGRLRAHAIARLLHGFFQPLSHHLELESKISLMIRQGYIGRNPASGAWYAHLQNGYRRVEEEDLDAAVYQSVSSTANSLSLFGCSGCGKTRTLERILGMYPQALHHPDYNITQLVYLKIDCPIDGDLDELCLSFFNEVDKILGTHYSRSHGRKKLGTKRLLASMCQVANLHTLGVLIIDEVQNLNEARSGGAEKMHNFFVSLVNTIGVPIIQVGTHRASKFFQRTFRAARRVSGLGSIRWDRLPRDEHWKRLLKRLWKYQWLRNAAPLDDELEATMYDLTQGVMDIVIKLFALAQIRAIVTGVECIKPLLLRRVFEDEFKPVHPMLAALRSGRPELIAKYDDLLMPEIEGRLLTLTRSLDSVPQPKPPAPPADDKAKRLAALLEGMEIPRDIAIPMADELLAENPDIPLAALIHKATAYLAQDAPKRPGISRVKRTEWGCLSEEDLRRRYADGPESEAYDRFKQAGLILDLRPLLRAS is encoded by the coding sequence ATGACTGAAGAATTCCAGCGCGGAGTCATTCCCCTGGCGCGTTACCAGGAGCAGCAGCTTCCCGAGTATCAGGACAATCCGCTCATCAGCGCATTGCCTCCGATTCCTGATCTGCAGGAGGTGGTCGATCTATTGCAGCAGCTTCCCGGTTTCGAGCCGCAGGAGGCGCTTCTGGATGGTCGGCTCAGGGCACATGCGATTGCCCGCCTGTTGCACGGCTTCTTCCAGCCGCTGAGCCATCACTTGGAGCTGGAGAGCAAGATCAGCCTGATGATCCGTCAAGGGTACATCGGTCGGAATCCGGCCAGCGGTGCCTGGTATGCGCACCTGCAGAATGGCTATCGCCGTGTCGAGGAGGAGGATCTGGATGCGGCGGTGTACCAGAGTGTCTCCTCTACGGCCAACAGCCTGTCGCTGTTCGGCTGCTCCGGTTGCGGCAAGACGCGCACGCTGGAGCGGATTCTGGGCATGTACCCCCAAGCTCTCCATCACCCTGATTACAACATCACCCAACTGGTCTACCTGAAGATCGACTGCCCAATTGACGGTGACTTGGATGAGCTGTGCCTGAGCTTCTTCAACGAAGTAGACAAGATCCTGGGTACCCACTACAGCCGTAGCCACGGACGCAAGAAGCTGGGTACCAAACGTCTGCTGGCATCCATGTGCCAGGTGGCCAATCTGCACACGCTCGGAGTGCTGATCATCGACGAGGTTCAGAACCTCAACGAGGCACGCTCCGGTGGTGCCGAAAAAATGCACAATTTCTTCGTGTCGCTGGTGAACACCATCGGTGTTCCGATCATTCAGGTCGGCACCCACCGGGCCAGCAAGTTCTTCCAGCGCACGTTCCGGGCTGCTCGGCGGGTCTCCGGGTTGGGCAGCATCCGCTGGGATAGGTTGCCTCGGGACGAGCATTGGAAGCGTCTGTTGAAGCGGCTTTGGAAGTATCAGTGGCTGCGAAATGCGGCGCCGCTGGATGATGAACTGGAGGCTACGATGTACGACCTCACCCAAGGGGTCATGGACATCGTCATCAAGCTGTTCGCGCTGGCGCAGATCCGGGCGATAGTGACAGGTGTCGAGTGCATTAAGCCGCTGTTGCTGCGCAGGGTTTTCGAGGACGAGTTCAAACCGGTCCATCCGATGCTGGCGGCCTTGCGGAGCGGTAGGCCCGAGCTGATCGCCAAATATGACGACCTGCTGATGCCAGAGATCGAGGGACGGTTGCTGACCCTGACTCGCTCTCTGGATAGCGTCCCCCAACCTAAACCACCGGCCCCTCCGGCTGATGACAAGGCAAAGCGGTTGGCCGCCCTGCTCGAAGGTATGGAAATCCCGAGGGACATCGCCATTCCCATGGCCGATGAATTGTTGGCGGAGAATCCGGACATCCCGCTGGCGGCCCTGATTCACAAGGCCACGGCCTACCTCGCGCAGGACGCTCCCAAGAGGCCCGGCATTTCCAGAGTTAAGCGGACGGAGTGGGGGTGCCTATCCGAGGAGGATCTGCGCCGACGTTATGCCGATGGGCCTGAAAGCGAGGCCTATGACAGATTCAAGCAGGCTGGCTTGATCCTCGATCTGCGGCCTCTGCTGAGAGCGAGCTGA
- a CDS encoding TnsD family Tn7-like transposition protein: MYFPRLYPDELLYSGIARCRVHLGIGSHKTLLHMLFGDSKVAAITDLPTHLTALANNTGLDAEGMILNHTLFPLYAPFIPPERRTDLFQAMLAPDRPTIGLSGASTALVKWPDWLRYCPICFEDMAARYGEPYWRRSWQIQGIDACPEHGCQLLNSPIPFRRAQRHEFHTASPLFLPRDLRVSPVGEEAIRLAKAAMQLLALEEVQSPGYGRWTNLYRYLATECGARRGRQVRAEVIWEKILASHQRDWLAANGLLTSGEPPPWLLAMFRKHRKGFSALQHLIVWTSLRPGQHAGELISEAKTRQVDLASERSVQLLPAEFEQKQQYRAIWLQALANHGGAKAARQDGAGACYAWLYRHDRHWLMVANQVRQRRQGNNSHIDWRARDIRLVRLLIRIGRGSEEDLGLPRRSRNWFLQQLPHRASVEHRLDQLPLCCTFLDRYAESVGEYQIRRLTAAMLKDVQTGITSRRWELEKRCGLEKSRVAPLTTAFIRLIGRWIE; encoded by the coding sequence ATGTACTTCCCCAGGCTCTACCCGGACGAACTGCTTTACAGCGGTATTGCCCGGTGCCGGGTACATCTGGGGATAGGCAGCCACAAGACCTTGCTGCACATGCTTTTCGGTGACAGCAAGGTTGCCGCGATCACCGATCTGCCCACACACCTGACTGCGTTGGCGAACAACACGGGCTTGGATGCGGAAGGCATGATCCTGAATCACACGCTGTTCCCGCTCTATGCCCCTTTCATTCCGCCGGAGCGCCGTACCGATCTTTTTCAGGCCATGCTTGCTCCCGACCGGCCGACGATTGGTCTGTCTGGGGCCTCGACGGCCTTGGTCAAGTGGCCCGATTGGCTGCGTTACTGCCCGATCTGCTTTGAAGATATGGCTGCGCGCTACGGTGAACCCTACTGGCGGCGTAGCTGGCAGATTCAAGGGATAGATGCCTGTCCCGAGCATGGCTGTCAGCTCCTGAACTCACCTATCCCGTTCCGTCGAGCGCAGCGGCACGAGTTTCATACAGCCTCTCCACTGTTTCTGCCCCGTGATCTTCGCGTGAGTCCCGTGGGCGAAGAGGCTATCAGGCTCGCCAAGGCTGCTATGCAGCTGCTGGCGCTCGAAGAGGTGCAATCGCCTGGCTACGGACGCTGGACCAACCTGTACCGGTACCTGGCTACAGAGTGCGGCGCCAGGCGAGGCCGGCAGGTCAGGGCTGAAGTCATCTGGGAGAAGATCCTGGCATCCCATCAAAGGGATTGGCTTGCTGCGAACGGTCTGCTGACATCCGGAGAGCCTCCACCTTGGCTGTTGGCGATGTTCAGGAAGCATCGCAAGGGATTCAGTGCGCTGCAGCATCTGATCGTCTGGACCAGCCTGCGCCCTGGCCAGCATGCTGGCGAGCTGATCAGCGAGGCGAAGACTCGCCAGGTCGACCTTGCCTCCGAGCGGTCAGTGCAGCTGCTCCCTGCTGAGTTTGAGCAAAAGCAGCAGTACCGAGCCATTTGGCTGCAAGCACTGGCTAATCACGGTGGAGCCAAGGCAGCCAGGCAAGACGGAGCAGGGGCATGTTACGCCTGGCTCTATCGTCATGACCGACACTGGCTGATGGTTGCGAACCAGGTCAGGCAGCGCCGACAGGGCAACAACAGCCACATCGACTGGCGAGCGCGTGACATAAGGTTGGTGCGCCTGCTGATCCGGATTGGTAGAGGTAGCGAAGAAGACCTGGGCCTTCCGCGCAGGAGTCGCAACTGGTTCCTGCAGCAGCTACCCCATCGGGCATCAGTCGAGCACCGTCTCGATCAATTGCCTCTTTGCTGCACCTTCCTGGATCGCTATGCCGAGTCCGTCGGCGAGTATCAGATCCGTCGCCTGACTGCAGCGATGCTGAAGGATGTACAGACAGGCATAACGTCTAGGCGCTGGGAGCTGGAAAAGCGTTGTGGATTGGAAAAAAGCAGGGTGGCACCACTGACCACTGCGTTCATTCGATTGATAGGAAGATGGATTGAATAG
- a CDS encoding Tn7-like element transposition protein TnsE, whose amino-acid sequence MNRTVFRQIPNGSRLLAVGNFFRAKTPAAQWQLAALFERNGQLQLQRFAQEMSCVLAVGREFLGEEGAPYRPSGFKKTVVLPAIDTWRERQLGECPRLARRLAANPEISGQRCFVFEVDGLTVWLPKFELARKMFFHAAFIVRAAFAPNGLDMAFTIYREGDVVHIHTPPKTGAPSQLLKIKGYRDHFSWLLLNQDVRRSFESIWQSLNQRQERVLQESAYARWQFDFQAPTSLAGTTMDVRGPFDPESNELLVWEIEKLQGLRFSHRGDIFFHHPALKLPVRGENTGCVSVPSGAKELEVDADEEPTAAKEQRLIHLPVEGVTFDAQLRTKIAYNGERANGHGKKVDDEQCPSRESQLFGVADPVSEGSIASGEFQQLGEGEGDGDEHERLADRFSLLREILEQITQESGVALVALEVRPLPPVPRCSYHMIDHEKSRCYLLARFKLQNGDQRYLLEIDTSDNRKTMSTRIMGFKAGVEAGKCIDRILRETVKGSLRWPGTMAKYCEPLHSVHHPKESSSGANHARVFDWKQRIRAALG is encoded by the coding sequence TTGAATAGGACAGTATTTCGTCAGATCCCGAACGGATCCAGGTTGCTGGCCGTTGGAAATTTTTTCAGGGCCAAGACTCCGGCGGCCCAGTGGCAGTTGGCGGCTCTCTTTGAGCGTAACGGTCAGCTGCAGCTGCAGCGGTTCGCACAGGAGATGTCGTGTGTCTTGGCCGTTGGTCGCGAGTTTCTTGGCGAAGAAGGGGCTCCTTATCGTCCCAGTGGTTTCAAGAAGACGGTGGTGCTTCCTGCAATAGATACCTGGCGGGAAAGGCAGTTGGGTGAGTGCCCACGTCTGGCCAGAAGGCTTGCTGCAAATCCTGAGATATCTGGACAGCGATGCTTTGTGTTCGAGGTCGATGGTCTGACCGTCTGGCTGCCGAAATTCGAGCTGGCACGAAAAATGTTCTTCCACGCAGCCTTCATCGTTCGTGCAGCCTTCGCACCGAATGGCTTGGACATGGCCTTCACGATCTACAGAGAGGGCGATGTTGTTCATATCCATACGCCCCCGAAGACGGGGGCCCCAAGTCAGCTTCTCAAAATCAAGGGATACAGAGACCATTTCAGTTGGCTGCTGCTGAATCAGGATGTGAGGCGATCCTTCGAGTCAATCTGGCAAAGCCTCAATCAAAGGCAAGAGCGGGTACTGCAAGAGTCGGCGTATGCCAGGTGGCAGTTCGACTTTCAGGCACCCACTTCCCTCGCGGGTACCACCATGGATGTGCGAGGCCCCTTTGATCCGGAAAGCAACGAATTGCTGGTCTGGGAGATCGAAAAGCTTCAGGGGCTCCGGTTTAGCCATCGCGGTGATATTTTTTTCCATCACCCTGCTCTCAAGTTACCCGTCAGGGGAGAGAACACAGGCTGTGTATCCGTGCCATCGGGAGCGAAAGAGTTGGAGGTGGATGCTGACGAAGAGCCGACTGCTGCCAAGGAGCAGAGGTTGATTCATCTGCCCGTTGAGGGAGTCACGTTTGATGCTCAGCTGCGCACCAAGATCGCCTACAACGGGGAGCGTGCCAACGGTCATGGCAAGAAGGTCGACGACGAGCAATGCCCGAGCAGAGAAAGCCAACTCTTCGGCGTGGCTGATCCTGTGAGCGAGGGCAGCATAGCGTCAGGAGAATTCCAACAATTGGGTGAGGGAGAGGGTGATGGGGACGAGCATGAACGGCTTGCAGATCGCTTCTCGCTGCTCCGAGAGATTCTTGAACAAATCACCCAAGAGTCTGGAGTTGCGCTGGTAGCACTGGAAGTGAGGCCTCTGCCGCCCGTTCCACGTTGCAGCTACCACATGATTGATCACGAAAAATCACGCTGCTATCTGCTGGCAAGGTTCAAGCTGCAAAACGGCGATCAACGCTACCTTCTAGAAATAGATACCTCAGACAACCGGAAGACCATGTCAACGCGGATCATGGGCTTCAAAGCAGGTGTTGAGGCAGGAAAATGCATAGACAGGATCTTGAGGGAGACAGTGAAAGGCTCGTTGCGTTGGCCAGGCACCATGGCGAAGTACTGTGAGCCTTTGCACTCTGTGCATCACCCGAAAGAAAGCTCATCTGGGGCCAACCATGCCCGGGTGTTCGACTGGAAGCAGCGGATACGCGCGGCCCTAGGCTGA
- a CDS encoding zinc-dependent alcohol dehydrogenase family protein, which produces MARIVRIHEYGDASVLKLEDLDVPAPAANEVQICVKAIGLNRAEVMFRNHAYLQEAEFPSRLGYEAAGIVVAVGSDVTETKVGDAVALIPPLDIARWGTYGELANVPAHLVVKSPEGLSFEEAAASWMQYVTAWGALIEQATLKQGDFVIITAASSSVGLAAFQMARMVGATSIAITRTRAKKQALLDAGAAHVIVSDEEDIVERVMAITAGQGARVVFDPVGGPSFEPLTQSMARGGILLEYGALSPEPTPFPLFTVLGKSLTLKGYLYAEIVADPEALERAKAFILQGLKSGALRPIIAKTFALSDIQEAHRFLEANQQIGKIVVTV; this is translated from the coding sequence ATGGCACGCATTGTCAGAATTCATGAATACGGTGACGCCAGCGTTCTGAAGCTGGAAGATCTGGACGTGCCGGCGCCGGCAGCAAACGAGGTGCAGATTTGCGTCAAAGCTATTGGCCTGAACCGTGCCGAAGTGATGTTTCGCAACCATGCGTATCTACAGGAGGCCGAGTTCCCGAGCCGCTTGGGCTATGAGGCCGCTGGCATCGTGGTCGCAGTCGGTAGCGACGTAACCGAGACAAAGGTTGGCGATGCCGTCGCTCTAATCCCTCCATTGGATATCGCTCGCTGGGGCACCTACGGCGAACTGGCCAATGTACCGGCTCATCTGGTGGTAAAGAGCCCTGAGGGCCTGTCCTTCGAAGAGGCTGCTGCGTCCTGGATGCAGTACGTCACCGCCTGGGGGGCGCTAATCGAGCAAGCAACGTTGAAACAAGGTGACTTTGTGATTATCACCGCAGCATCAAGCAGTGTCGGTCTGGCAGCCTTCCAAATGGCTCGCATGGTCGGAGCCACATCGATTGCGATCACACGAACCCGCGCGAAAAAACAGGCCCTGCTGGATGCCGGTGCGGCGCATGTAATCGTGAGCGACGAAGAGGACATCGTAGAGCGAGTGATGGCCATCACTGCCGGGCAAGGTGCTCGTGTTGTATTCGACCCAGTTGGCGGCCCCTCCTTCGAGCCCCTAACGCAAAGCATGGCCCGTGGAGGTATTTTGTTGGAGTACGGTGCACTCAGCCCAGAGCCAACGCCTTTCCCGCTGTTTACCGTGCTGGGCAAAAGCCTAACCCTGAAGGGCTATCTCTATGCAGAAATCGTGGCCGACCCAGAAGCCCTGGAGCGTGCCAAAGCTTTTATTCTCCAAGGACTGAAGTCTGGTGCACTGCGCCCGATCATCGCCAAGACATTTGCCCTTAGCGACATCCAGGAAGCCCACCGTTTCCTTGAGGCCAATCAGCAGATCGGCAAGATCGTAGTTACTGTCTGA